A region of the Apium graveolens cultivar Ventura chromosome 6, ASM990537v1, whole genome shotgun sequence genome:
ATCAATTGATGCTACTTTAAAATACACCGAAATGCAACAAAATAAGTTAAAGAGAATCTCACCAAAGCGATCATGATTCTTTATTATGTGCATAAAACCTTCAAATATATCACAGAATATGGTATCTCCAAGGTAGTTACAAAGACTGTACACTGGATACATTACAAAGGCAATAATGTATGTAGTCATTAGTTCCGATGGAGATATATAATAGGTAGTCATTGGTTATTCTGTAGCAATAGATTCAAATGTACAACATCTATAAAAAGGTCATGTGCCCTTGAAGGTCAGCCGATTAAATATACATTTGACAATTCATGCTCCTCCGAGGGAGTGCTCAGAAACAATAGCGACTCTAATCTTTTAAACGCAAAAAGGTAAAGGGTACCTCTATGATGCGGTTCCAATTCAAGAATCATCCCTGCTCTGAAATTGTACCTTAACACAACTCAACTTTGAGGGTAAAAAGGCTAGGAAGGGGGTGAAGTTATTATTCAAAACAGGCAATAGGAAATATAATATACATAGATATAATTTAATTTTGCAGGCTAATTCTGAAAATATAATGATCCTGGAGAGAAAATGCTTGTAAGTTGTAATATTTGAAAGCATTATAACAATTACAAAGAACAGTCTTTAAAATAAAGGAACAGAAGGAACCTTCAGATGAAGGTTACAAAACCGAGAATTAAAAGAAAATTACTGGGAGCATTTTGTACATTACCAAATATTCCAACTACATATAAAAAGCGAAACCAAAAGAAAGGCAAAAGGACTGGAAATGACATCAAGATAGAACCCCCTCTTCAATCCTGGGGTGTTGATCAGAGTTGTGACTTCACCTAAGCACACTATCATCGGATCAGTTTACGCCCTAGTTCTCAATGTGCTGCATGCAAATGACATTATTTATTAGACCATAGCTTGCATCAGAAATCCCCTCCCCCTCCCAATGCCGAAAATCACTCATTTTACATTTTGACTTGATACTGAGAATTCAACTGCTAGGTGTCCCGATAAATAAAAAGATATAGTTCAGGTTCTTGAAGAACTGTTAATTTTGTTATGCAAGTCATACTGTATGCAAAACAAAAAAATTACAATCTACCTTGGGATTTATCCACACCTCTTCTAATTCTTCACATTCATGCATAAGAAGACTTAATGAATATTAGTCATTCCCGGTTGACCAGGGTATCGAAGAAAAGGTCAAATAGAACTCAATCAACATGCTTGGGAGACAACATCTCTAAATATGAATTTATCATAAAACTTACTTATGTTTTAGTGTAACCTACGCAATCCTTGAGGAATGATAATAATACAGTAGATACATAATTGACTACTAAATGTGGAGAATTGAAGAGGATTGTACCAATTAGAACTGTGGTTGCATGAGACAACTTGCTCAACCATCTCATTCATACATACGTCCCAATTGGCACTGGTTTTTTGATCAACTCTTCCAACTCAAGAACAATTTTGGATTGAATGTTTGCATATTCTTTTGCTGCTTCAGTATCAGAAACAACATCATCAGCCAACAATAGATTTTCCAACAGCAGACAACTGTCCGGAGCAATTGCTTTAGATTTTGTAGCTAACACTTCATTGACCTTCTGGCCTTGAACAATATGACTTCTTGTTTCATTAGATAAAAATGCTTTCTGAATTTCTGTATCAATCGTTGCAAAGCCATCTTCAGCTTGGCTGCTCCCAGGATAATAGGATGCCTCCGCTGGACCTTTGTTGCACTGTGGAGCAATCATCTTTTGTTTCTTTGAAGTTCCAGCAGTCTCCAATGTTTCTTTCGGTCTGAGCTGCTGCATAAGAATCTCGCTAAATAACGGGTTTTGAGATGCTTTGGCCATGCTAATGAACATCTGTTGTTGCTTCTGTTCAGTCCTTCTCAGCCTCTCTTTAATAGATAACAAATAATTATCTGCATTCTCCTGTTCCTTTTGGATATTCATAATTTCAGTACTCAACCTGTCGGTATCACTCTCTAATTGTTCAAGTTCTGCCTCCTGTTTAAGGCGCTCTCCATCACGTGAATGTTGTGAACTCTTTCCATCCCGTAAGACATGTTGCCCAGGTTGCTGTAAATTGGTATAAGTAACACCGCCTCTCTTGTAGATGCTTCTCAGAAAAATTGAGTTTTGAATATGGTTCTCCCTGATCATGAGCTAACTCAGTCCGCATTTGTAGCATTTTCCAAcctttcttttaatcaattcGTCAAACAATCTCAACAAAATATATACAGCAACAAATAAAATGCATCATATATGGTTAGATGCAAATGAATAGTACGGAAAGAAACTTCTATATATATATCCCAAAAGCAAACCAATAATAATAACTAAATCAAAAATATAACTACAAATTGGAAACTTAATAACTTTTTCTTTGAGACATATCATCTAACACTTTCTCAGCAATACATAACCTGCAACAAGTACAAATACATAAGTACTGTGTGTAGTATATAATATGTAACAAATGTAAATAGAGTGTTATAAACATAAATAAAGACTGATCGTAAAGAAAAGAAGATCCAATAGTAAATTAGAACATTGAAAAAATGATAAACTATTATAAAGGTTGGATTTGAATTATAGGGAAGTGTGTACGCaaatttgaaatttgaatttgaaatttgaatttcaaagttAAAGCTTCTGGAGGAAGCTTGTTTACATGTGAGAGTTCAAACAAATACATTTAGCTGCAGTATACGAAAGTATGATGGCAATAGATGTAATTCTTTGCAACTTTGAGGATAAAAGGCTAGGAAGGGGGTGAAGTTTCAATTCAAAACATGCGGCAGGGACTATAATATAGGGCTGTTCATgaatcgagccgagccgagttttgatcgaaccgagctgagctttaattttttttctgacgagctgagccgagccgagctttcttaacgaacaaaaaccggtgttcgagctcgagctcgttaacgaacgagccgaacacgagcttttatcgaacaaaatcgagccgagccgagccgagccgagccgagccgagccgaactgaattaaaaaattctggtcaaaatactggttgactgttaaaataacaaaccaaatacttttatttttttaaaaaaattttgtcatatcactaaaatatattgatcttaacatccgtacggttggatcattcataaatatttttaaaaaaatcgaaacattaatacgatactaaacactaattacaagtacaagtcaaaacaccggttgactattaaaataacaaatcaaatacatttatttttttctaaattttttgtcatatcactaaaatatatagatcttaacatccgtacggttggatcatttataaatatttttaaaaaaatcaaaacatgaatacgagactaaacactagttacaagtactgttcaaacaagtggttgattgtcaaaataacaaacaaaataaatttatttttctctaaaatttttatcatgtcactaaaatatatagatattaacatccgtatggttggatcattcataaatattttttaaaaaattgaaacattaatatgagactaaacactagttctaagtattgttcaaacaattggttgatagtcaaaataacaaacaaaataaatttatttttttctaaaatttttatcatgtcactaaaatatatagatattaacatccgtacggttggatcattcataattatttttttaaaattgaaacattaatatgagactaaacactaagTACAAGTAAATGTCAAAATACcggttgactattaaaataacaaaccaaatacatttatttttttctaaaacttttgtcatgccactaaaatatatagatcttaacatccatacggttggatcattcataaatatttttaaaaaaattgaaacattaatatgagactaaacactagttctAAGTACTGttgttgattgtcaaaataacaaacaaaataatttatttttttctaaaatttttatcatgtcactaaaatatatagatattaacatccgtacggttggatcattcataaatattttttaaaaattgaaacattaatatgagactaaacactagttacaagtaaatATCAAAACACctgttgactgttaaaataacaaatcaaatacatttatttatttctaaaaattttatcatattactaaaatatatagatattaacatccgtacggttggatcattcataaatattttttaaaaaatcgaaacattaatataggagaagtactagtcaaactactagttaactgttaaaatagcaaaccaaatatatttattttttctaatttttttattatatcacttaaatatatagatcttgacatccgtacagttggataatttataaataatttcaaaaaatcgaaacaacgatcaggaaataaatactagttacaagtagtagtcaaatcacttgttaattattaaaatatcaaattaaaaaaataatttttaatatctgaattttttcaaattactaaaatatatattttgacattcgtatagttcaataatttaaaaatatttataaaaaatctgaataaaattcataataattaaatatatatataaaataattttttttcgagccgagccgagcgcgagccgaaccgagccgagctcgagccgaaccgagtcgagccgagccgagctcgagccgaacatgccaaaagctcggctcgagctcattttcttaacgaacacatttttgtgttcgagctcgagcttgagcccttaacgaaccgagccgaaccgagcccttaacgagccgagctcgagcttgttcgcgaacggCTCGGTTCGCGAACAGCTCTACTATAATATACCTAGATATGAAAAGAGCATTACAATGTTAAAGCATCATGATTCATTTTTGATTCCTGCCGTCGTCAATATCTTTCATAATTTATTATATACCAGCAAACTTATGCACAAAATCTAGGAACCGTTATCAATTATTCGACCAAAAAATGAGATTTTAAGAGTAGGGGGAAgtatttgaataataatataaaatttttgaGTGATAAGTTTGTTTGACATTTTTTATCAGTCAAGTTTATATAATCAATTTAAGTATAAAATTTGATTTATTTGATATTTACATAATTTTATGGATCAAAATATATTACTGTTAATGGTCTTTACTTCAAGTATATACCCAACTGATTCTGTTCAACTGTAATTACGAGAGATACAACTTGAACCAAAATATGTAACTCAGTAGGAGAGTGCATGAATTGAGAAAGGCGATTCATCGCAAATGAGACATCTGGGCGTGTCAAAGACAAGTACTGAAGCCCACCTACTAATTTCCTATAAGTTGTTGGATCTACTGGACTTGATCCATCTTTAAGCAATAGAGGTGAGGTATGACACATCGGTGTAGTGACTTCTTTAGCACCTTCCATAGAAAATATTTCAAGAAGATCGGTTGTATGTCGATGTTGAGATAGGAAGAGACCAGTAGTTGTATGTATTACTTCAACACCTAAAAAGTGATGGAGAGTTCCTAGATCTTTTAAAGAGAATCTGCAACCAAGCTCAACAATAAAAGATTCGAGAAACTTGTCATTATTACCGGTAAGTActatgtcatcgacataaaccaAAAAATATAAGCATGTGCCATTTTTGTTGTAGATGAATAAGGAGGAGTCAGCCACTGAATTCACAAAACCAAAAATGATTAAATAGGATTTTAATTCTTGGTACCAAACTCGAGAGGCTTGCCTTAAACCGTAAATACCTTTCCGTAGTTTGCAAACATAATTGGGCAACGAGGGATGAATGAAACCGGGAGGCTGAACCATGTAAACATCATCAGAGAGTGTACCTTGAAGAAAGGCGTTGTTGACGTCTAGTTGTCGAAGCTTCCAGCCAAAATTAAGAGCAAGGCCAAGAACCAAACGGATAGTTGTGGGTTTCAAGGCAGGACTGAATGTTTCTGAATAATCTAATCTAGGTCACTGATGATAGCCTTTAGCCACAAGGCGAGCTTTGTACCTTGCAATTGTGCCATATGGATTACGTTTGATGCGAAAGATCCAACGACATCCTACCACACTGGTTGCAGTTTCTGGTGGAACAAGATCCCAAGTCCCGTTACGCATAAGTGCATCAAATTCCTCTGACATTGTTGCACGCCATTTTTCATCTTTTACAGCTTCAGAGAAATTTTTTGGCTCAAGTAATGTAGGCAATGGATGCATGGTTGTCTGATTTACAAAAGCAGAATTATAATATTTTGGATTTTGTCTCCTATCACGAGT
Encoded here:
- the LOC141668636 gene encoding uncharacterized protein LOC141668636, whose amino-acid sequence is MIRENHIQNSIFLRSIYKRGGVTYTNLQQPGQHVLRDGKSSQHSRDGERLKQEAELEQLESDTDRLSTEIMNIQKEQENADNYLLSIKERLRRTEQKQQQMFISMAKASQNPLFSEILMQQLRPKETLETAGTSKKQKMIAPQCNKGPAEASYYPGSSQAEDGFATIDTEIQKAFLSNETRSHIVQGQKVNEVLATKSKAIAPDSCLLLENLLLADDVVSDTEAAKEYANIQSKIVLELEELIKKPVPIGTYV